One region of Triticum aestivum cultivar Chinese Spring chromosome 6B, IWGSC CS RefSeq v2.1, whole genome shotgun sequence genomic DNA includes:
- the LOC123133875 gene encoding uncharacterized protein: MPTFACTSFPVIMSSTLRAIKFDEKTAQGMSVRAKHISLSVRELVSSPMGSAAARRFTATTLVCSSLPIEVVRRCSVEVGQRRNDPKELLLSLVVAVGAAAC; the protein is encoded by the exons ATGCCTACTTTTGCCTGCACCTCCTTCCCGGTCATCATGAG TTCGACTCTGAGAGCTATTAAGTTCGACGAAAAAACAGCACAAGGCATGTCAGTTCGTGCAAAGCATATCAGTCTTTCAGTTCGTGAGCTCGTCAGTTCACCGATGGGATCCGCAG CTGCCAGGCGGTTCACAGCCACCACCCTAGTCTGTTCATCACTGCCAATCGAGGTCGTTCGACGATGCAGCGTTGAGGTCGGTCAACGACGCAATG atcctaaGGAGCTGTTGCTGTCGCTGGTCGTTGCTGTCGGAGCCGCGGCGTGTTGA